A single Sphingomonas kaistensis DNA region contains:
- the tsaD gene encoding tRNA (adenosine(37)-N6)-threonylcarbamoyltransferase complex transferase subunit TsaD, which produces MTLILGLESSCDDSAVALVTSDRRIVAQRVVGQNQAHAPFGGVVPEIAARAHVEVLPGLVREVLDEAGVALSQVDAIAATAGPGLIGGVMVGLLTGKGLALASGKPLVAVNHLEGHALSPRLVDPALGFPYLLLLASGGHCQLLEVRGVGDYRRLGTTIDDAAGEAFDKAAKLLGLPYPGGPAIEALAKDGDPRAVPLPRPLLGSAEPHFSFAGLKSAVQRAVAAGTHKPADIAASFQQAVVDCFIDRTRRALAVSDAPALVVAGGVAANSVVRAALEDLAAEQGRAFSVPPGWLCTDNAAMIAWAGAERFAEGLVDGLDAPARARWPLDESAEAVRGAGVKA; this is translated from the coding sequence ATGACGCTGATCCTCGGCCTTGAATCCTCCTGCGACGATAGCGCGGTGGCGCTGGTCACCAGCGACCGGCGGATCGTTGCGCAACGGGTGGTCGGCCAGAACCAGGCCCATGCCCCGTTCGGCGGCGTGGTGCCCGAAATCGCCGCGCGGGCGCACGTCGAAGTGCTCCCTGGCCTCGTGCGCGAGGTGCTGGACGAGGCCGGCGTCGCGCTCAGCCAAGTCGACGCGATCGCCGCCACCGCCGGACCGGGGCTGATCGGTGGCGTCATGGTGGGGCTGCTGACCGGCAAGGGACTGGCGCTGGCGAGCGGCAAGCCGTTGGTCGCGGTCAATCATCTCGAAGGCCATGCGCTGTCGCCGCGACTGGTCGATCCCGCGCTCGGCTTTCCCTACCTCCTGCTGCTGGCCAGCGGCGGACATTGCCAATTGCTCGAAGTGCGCGGGGTCGGCGACTATCGCCGGCTTGGCACTACCATCGACGATGCCGCTGGCGAAGCCTTCGACAAGGCGGCCAAGCTTCTCGGCCTGCCCTACCCCGGTGGCCCGGCGATCGAAGCGCTGGCAAAGGACGGCGATCCGCGCGCCGTGCCGCTGCCCCGGCCACTGCTCGGAAGCGCCGAACCGCATTTCTCTTTCGCCGGACTCAAGAGCGCAGTGCAGCGCGCGGTCGCCGCCGGCACGCATAAGCCCGCCGATATCGCCGCGAGCTTCCAGCAGGCGGTGGTCGATTGCTTCATCGATCGCACCCGCCGCGCACTGGCCGTCAGCGACGCGCCGGCGCTGGTGGTCGCAGGCGGGGTCGCGGCCAATTCGGTGGTTCGCGCGGCGCTCGAGGACCTCGCAGCCGAGCAGGGCCGCGCTTTCTCGGTCCCGCCGGGCTGGCTGTGCACCGACAATGCCGCCATGATCGCCTGGGCCGGGGCGGAACGGTTCGCGGAAGGCTTGGTCGATGGGCTCGACGCCCCGGCCCGGGCGCGCTGGCCGCTGGACGAGAGCGCCGAAGCCGTGCGCGGGGCAGGAGTGAAGGCATGA
- the hemC gene encoding hydroxymethylbilane synthase: MTSRLLAGTRSSPLALAQARATAAALEAAHGWEPGAVALHEVRTTGDRVQDRALAEIGGKALWTKELDQFLLGGTTQLSVHSCKDVESERPDNLCIAAFLPRADVRDRLIGARSIEALSQGAKVGTSSPRRTAQLLRRRPDLQVSIMRGNVATRLNHIASGAYEATFLAAAGLDRLGIEEGRPIEIADFLPAPGQAAIAIECRKDDSETRALLKAIDDKPTRRAVTAERAFCRGVGGSCHSPVAALGLVEGDGSLWLRAELLSSDGAAHVAGEVRAAEGDEEAAGRALAADLLDRAPPEVRLLFNPA; this comes from the coding sequence ATGACTTCGCGCCTGCTTGCCGGAACCCGCTCGTCCCCGCTGGCGCTGGCACAGGCCCGCGCCACCGCCGCCGCGCTGGAAGCCGCTCATGGATGGGAACCGGGTGCGGTTGCGCTGCACGAGGTCCGGACCACCGGTGACAGGGTGCAGGACCGTGCGCTGGCGGAGATCGGCGGCAAGGCGCTGTGGACCAAGGAGCTCGACCAGTTCCTGCTGGGCGGCACCACGCAATTGTCGGTGCACAGCTGCAAGGATGTCGAAAGCGAGCGGCCCGATAACCTCTGCATCGCCGCCTTTCTGCCCCGCGCCGATGTTCGCGACCGGCTGATTGGGGCCCGTTCGATCGAGGCGCTGAGCCAAGGCGCGAAAGTCGGCACGTCCTCGCCGCGCCGTACCGCGCAATTGCTTCGGCGGCGGCCTGACCTGCAAGTCTCGATCATGCGTGGCAATGTCGCGACGCGGCTCAATCACATTGCCAGCGGCGCTTACGAGGCGACCTTTCTCGCCGCCGCCGGGCTCGACCGGCTGGGGATCGAAGAAGGGCGGCCGATCGAGATAGCCGACTTCCTGCCCGCGCCGGGTCAGGCCGCCATCGCGATCGAATGCCGCAAGGATGATTCGGAAACCCGCGCGCTGTTGAAGGCGATCGACGACAAGCCGACCCGCCGCGCGGTGACTGCCGAGCGCGCTTTTTGCCGCGGGGTCGGCGGCTCGTGCCATTCGCCGGTCGCGGCGCTGGGGCTGGTCGAAGGCGACGGCAGTCTTTGGCTTCGCGCCGAATTGCTGAGCAGCGACGGTGCGGCGCATGTCGCCGGCGAAGTCCGCGCGGCGGAAGGCGACGAAGAGGCCGCCGGGCGAGCGCTCGCCGCCGACCTCCTCGACCGCGCGCCGCCGGAAGTTCGGCTGCTCTTCAATCCCGCGTGA
- a CDS encoding uroporphyrinogen-III synthase has product MRPLVVLRPEPGATATAARAEALGLTVCRHPLFAAQAIDWTLPDHRFDGLLLTSANAVRFAGPLPALPAHSVGEATAEAARAARLEVLTVGEAGVESLLDRLPPGLRLLHLAGEERLLPDVPRQQITSVTVYRMAPLPLPASSLLEGAVALIHSPAAGRRLAETKVARDRVRVAAISPAAAAACGSGWDRCEAATSPSDGALLSLAAKLCEEQRR; this is encoded by the coding sequence GTGAGACCTCTCGTTGTCCTCCGCCCTGAACCCGGCGCGACCGCGACTGCCGCGCGCGCTGAAGCGCTGGGCCTGACGGTCTGCCGTCACCCCCTGTTCGCGGCGCAAGCGATCGACTGGACGCTCCCCGACCATCGGTTCGACGGCCTGCTGCTCACCAGCGCCAACGCCGTGCGCTTCGCCGGACCGCTACCCGCTCTCCCGGCGCATTCCGTAGGCGAAGCGACCGCAGAGGCGGCACGGGCGGCCCGGCTCGAGGTGCTGACGGTCGGAGAGGCGGGCGTCGAAAGCCTGCTCGATCGTTTGCCGCCCGGGCTGCGCCTCCTTCATCTCGCCGGGGAAGAGCGACTTCTGCCCGACGTTCCTCGTCAGCAGATCACTTCCGTCACCGTCTATCGGATGGCGCCCCTTCCACTTCCCGCTTCGTCGCTGCTCGAAGGCGCGGTGGCGCTGATCCATTCGCCGGCCGCCGGGCGTCGCCTCGCCGAGACAAAAGTGGCGCGGGACCGCGTGCGGGTGGCGGCGATCAGCCCGGCCGCGGCGGCGGCCTGCGGCTCCGGTTGGGATCGCTGCGAAGCGGCCACTAGCCCCAGCGACGGCGCCTTGCTTTCCCTCGCCGCCAAGCTGTGCGAGGAACAGCGCCGATGA
- a CDS encoding tetratricopeptide repeat protein gives MATLGMSAEEREAIRSFQERVLQPSLDKLVILDFWAEWCGPCKQLGPVLEKVAADYADKGVVLVKVDVDEEKVVAAQFQIRSIPTVYAIFGGQPVADLTQYRSEGQIKRVLDQLLGQLPVKGEAQALEAEIEPLIAMGEEVLAGGDAERAENIFRQIAEMDPDHPEVAGGLARALIALGRADEARAVLDGLPETAQSDAAVARARAALDIAAAPAVDTAGLEQRLAANPDDHEARMELANALMAAGRRDEAADALLEVVSRDRNWNEGAARTRFLQLLEAQGLEDPWARSQRRRLSALLFT, from the coding sequence GTGGCCACTCTTGGAATGAGCGCTGAAGAACGCGAAGCGATTCGCAGCTTCCAGGAGCGGGTGCTTCAGCCCTCCCTCGACAAGCTGGTCATCCTCGACTTCTGGGCGGAATGGTGCGGGCCCTGCAAGCAGCTCGGCCCCGTGCTCGAAAAGGTCGCGGCCGATTATGCCGACAAGGGCGTGGTGCTGGTCAAGGTCGACGTCGACGAGGAAAAGGTCGTCGCCGCGCAGTTCCAAATCCGCTCGATCCCGACCGTCTACGCCATCTTCGGCGGACAGCCGGTCGCCGACCTGACGCAATATCGGAGCGAAGGGCAGATCAAGCGCGTGCTCGACCAGTTGCTCGGCCAATTGCCGGTCAAGGGCGAAGCGCAGGCGCTGGAAGCCGAGATCGAGCCGCTGATCGCGATGGGCGAAGAGGTTCTTGCGGGCGGAGATGCCGAGCGGGCCGAGAATATCTTCCGCCAGATCGCCGAGATGGATCCCGATCATCCCGAGGTCGCCGGTGGTCTTGCCCGCGCGCTGATCGCGCTGGGTCGCGCGGACGAGGCGAGGGCGGTGCTCGACGGCCTGCCCGAGACCGCACAGAGTGACGCCGCCGTGGCGCGCGCGCGCGCCGCGCTCGACATCGCGGCGGCGCCGGCGGTGGATACCGCGGGGCTCGAACAGCGCCTCGCCGCCAATCCCGACGATCACGAAGCGCGGATGGAGCTGGCCAATGCGCTGATGGCCGCCGGTCGCCGCGACGAAGCCGCCGACGCCTTGCTCGAGGTCGTCAGCCGCGATCGTAATTGGAACGAGGGCGCGGCGCGGACGCGCTTTCTCCAGTTGCTCGAAGCGCAGGGGTTGGAAGACCCGTGGGCACGCAGCCAGCGCCGCCGCCTGTCGGCCCTGCTGTTCACGTGA
- a CDS encoding LON peptidase substrate-binding domain-containing protein, whose protein sequence is MSAAPLRLPLFPLGGAILFPRSHLPLHIFEPRYRQMVEDAVAGGGLIGMIQPKALPDDGLGNPELYRVGCIGEIVGMEELSDGRFNIVLQGTTRFRLIAEADVGTPYRQADVVPGEDAENEPDALPSVLRAAVEQEARLLGDAMGLTVDWEAVERLDDEMLVNAIAQVAPFDGGAKQALLEEEELPTRAELLIQLMQFLRLAQGGGDVSPRMQ, encoded by the coding sequence GTGAGCGCGGCGCCCCTTCGCTTACCCTTGTTCCCGCTCGGCGGGGCGATCCTGTTTCCGCGCAGCCACCTGCCGCTGCACATCTTCGAACCGCGTTATCGCCAGATGGTCGAGGATGCGGTGGCCGGCGGCGGGCTGATCGGGATGATCCAGCCCAAGGCGCTGCCCGACGACGGGCTCGGCAATCCTGAACTCTACCGGGTGGGCTGCATCGGCGAGATCGTCGGCATGGAAGAACTCAGTGACGGGCGCTTCAACATCGTGCTGCAAGGCACCACCCGCTTTCGCCTGATTGCCGAGGCCGACGTCGGAACGCCCTATCGCCAGGCCGACGTCGTGCCGGGCGAGGATGCCGAGAACGAACCCGATGCGCTACCGTCGGTGCTGCGCGCCGCGGTCGAGCAGGAAGCGCGCCTGCTGGGTGACGCCATGGGGCTGACCGTAGACTGGGAAGCGGTCGAGCGGCTCGACGACGAGATGTTGGTCAACGCCATCGCCCAGGTCGCGCCGTTCGACGGTGGGGCCAAGCAGGCTCTGCTCGAGGAAGAAGAACTGCCGACCCGCGCCGAGCTGCTCATCCAGCTCATGCAGTTCCTGCGGCTGGCGCAGGGCGGCGGCGACGTCAGCCCGCGGATGCAATAG
- a CDS encoding FAD-dependent monooxygenase, translated as MTQDQQVHSDVIILGGGLVGLALAAALDSAGLRSVIVDPADPDSRKDVAFDGRTTAVSSSSMRMFRQIGVLDHLAAEGCPIGAIRVADGLAPGGLTFEPGEDGEPLGVMHENRHLRAALLARAEAGANISLCWKARIAEVVLDDFSGRVRLEDGREYAAPLIVGAEGRRSPSREAAGIRMARWSYKHTAIVSTLAHERPHEQIAYEIFYPAGPFALLPMTDLADGTHRSALVWSIANDKAAGLLKLDDTAFAAEAQAAMGGFLGDIRLLTPRSSYPLGFHHATRITDRRLALVGDAAHAIHPIAGQGVNLGFRDAAALAEVMVDGARLGLDLGDAQLLARYQRWRALDAFSVALATDGLTRLYGVPGKAASMVRRLGMGVVDRLGPLKHKLNAAARGNSGDLPRLLSGEAL; from the coding sequence ATGACACAGGATCAGCAGGTGCATTCGGACGTCATCATCCTCGGCGGAGGGCTGGTCGGACTGGCCCTCGCCGCGGCGCTGGACAGCGCGGGGCTGCGCTCGGTGATCGTCGATCCGGCCGATCCCGACAGCCGCAAGGACGTGGCGTTCGACGGCCGCACCACCGCCGTATCGTCCTCCAGCATGCGGATGTTCCGCCAGATCGGTGTGCTCGATCACCTGGCCGCGGAGGGCTGCCCGATCGGTGCGATCCGCGTCGCCGACGGTCTGGCGCCCGGCGGCCTGACCTTTGAACCGGGCGAGGATGGCGAGCCCTTGGGCGTGATGCACGAGAATCGCCACCTGCGCGCCGCGCTGCTGGCGCGGGCCGAGGCGGGAGCGAATATCTCGCTGTGCTGGAAGGCCAGAATCGCAGAAGTCGTGCTAGACGATTTCTCGGGTCGGGTGCGGCTGGAGGACGGGCGTGAATATGCGGCGCCGCTAATCGTCGGGGCCGAGGGTCGCCGGTCGCCGAGCCGCGAGGCCGCGGGCATCCGCATGGCGCGCTGGTCGTACAAGCACACCGCGATCGTCTCGACCCTCGCGCACGAACGCCCGCACGAGCAGATTGCCTACGAAATCTTCTATCCCGCCGGCCCCTTCGCGCTGCTGCCGATGACCGACCTCGCCGACGGCACGCACCGTTCCGCACTGGTCTGGTCGATCGCCAACGACAAGGCGGCGGGGCTGCTGAAGCTCGACGACACGGCGTTCGCGGCCGAAGCGCAGGCGGCGATGGGCGGATTTTTGGGCGACATCCGCCTGCTGACGCCGCGCTCCTCCTATCCACTCGGTTTTCACCATGCGACCCGGATCACTGACCGCCGACTGGCGCTCGTCGGCGACGCGGCGCATGCGATCCACCCGATCGCCGGGCAGGGCGTCAATCTCGGCTTTCGCGATGCCGCGGCGCTGGCCGAGGTAATGGTCGATGGCGCACGGCTGGGGCTCGACCTCGGCGACGCGCAGCTGCTCGCCCGCTATCAGCGCTGGCGCGCGCTCGACGCCTTCAGCGTGGCACTGGCGACCGACGGGCTGACCCGGCTCTACGGCGTACCCGGCAAGGCGGCGTCGATGGTGCGGCGTCTGGGGATGGGAGTGGTCGACCGGCTGGGCCCGCTCAAGCACAAGCTCAACGCCGCCGCACGCGGGAACAGTGGCGATCTCCCTAGATTGCTGTCGGGCGAAGCGCTGTAA
- a CDS encoding DNA translocase FtsK translates to MATAAARTRADRRELEPDWRDRLGGAVRTLTVKLAGVLAIAAALALAVSLLTHERTDPSWSTAAGGPAQNWLGLPGAYASDLLLLLLGPGGITLLPVLVLAGTRLLGNRPTGRIGRALLVAAAGAVLIGMALGLTTKSIASGLPAGLAGVLGLAGASGWEALLGLIPEPAIAGPSRIALILLLGIGGLVLAFIALNLNEEERAFVATRLRRERDEAPAPRRTAVEREERGEAKPPRSRPEVNVKEPSTAIVAAHTVVDKPRGKKGAPAQQQSLALGDSYALPPIDLLAAPTDAGRNPVDRAGLERNARLLESVLEDFHVRGDIVEVRPGPVVTMYELEPASGIKASRVIQLADDIARNMSALSARVATIPGRSVIGIELPNPKRESVALRELIGSQAFADQAMSLPLVLGKNIAGDPVIADLAPMPHLLVAGTTGSGKSVGLNCMILSLLYRMGPDQCRMIMIDPKMLELSIYDGIPHLLAPVVTEPPKAIRALKWAVEQMEERYRMMASLGVRALRSFNDKVLEAKGRGTKLGRKVQTGYDADSGQPVYETEELDYEVLPQIVVVVDELADLMMTAGKEVEFLIQRLAQKARAAGIHLIMATQRPSVDVITGVIKANLPTRISFQVTSKIDSRTILGEQGAEQLLGKGDMLYMPGGKQIVRVHGPFVSDDEVRLIADHWRKQGTPDYISAVTEEPEDGGFALDGAPEGDDDPESQLYRKAIQVVAESQKASTSYLQRQLRVGYNSAARLIERMEKDGKVGQPDHVGRREVLMDTDGHPI, encoded by the coding sequence ATGGCGACAGCAGCAGCACGCACGCGCGCGGACCGGCGCGAGCTGGAGCCCGATTGGCGCGACCGGCTGGGCGGCGCGGTGCGCACCCTGACGGTCAAGCTGGCGGGCGTGCTGGCTATCGCCGCCGCCCTGGCGCTTGCCGTCTCGCTGCTCACGCATGAGCGCACCGATCCGAGCTGGAGCACCGCGGCGGGCGGGCCGGCGCAGAACTGGCTCGGCCTTCCCGGTGCTTATGCCAGCGACTTGCTGCTCCTGCTGCTCGGGCCGGGCGGAATCACCTTGCTGCCGGTGCTGGTGCTGGCGGGCACGCGCCTGCTCGGCAATCGGCCCACCGGGCGCATCGGTCGTGCGCTGCTGGTCGCGGCGGCGGGCGCGGTTTTGATCGGCATGGCGCTCGGCCTCACCACCAAGTCGATCGCCTCCGGCCTTCCAGCGGGCCTCGCCGGCGTGCTCGGGCTGGCGGGCGCGAGCGGATGGGAAGCGTTGCTTGGCCTCATCCCCGAGCCCGCCATCGCGGGCCCGAGCCGGATCGCGTTGATCCTGCTGCTCGGCATTGGTGGGCTGGTCCTCGCTTTCATCGCGCTCAATCTCAACGAAGAGGAGCGCGCGTTCGTCGCCACCCGTCTGCGCCGCGAGCGGGATGAGGCCCCTGCGCCGCGCCGCACCGCGGTCGAGCGCGAGGAGCGCGGCGAAGCCAAGCCGCCACGCTCTCGGCCTGAGGTCAACGTCAAGGAGCCGAGCACCGCCATCGTTGCGGCGCACACCGTGGTCGACAAGCCGCGCGGCAAGAAGGGCGCTCCCGCCCAGCAGCAGAGCCTCGCGCTTGGCGACAGCTATGCGCTTCCGCCGATCGACCTCCTCGCGGCGCCGACCGACGCCGGCCGCAATCCGGTCGATCGGGCCGGGCTCGAGCGCAACGCCCGCCTGCTCGAAAGCGTGCTGGAGGATTTCCACGTGCGCGGCGACATCGTCGAGGTTCGCCCCGGCCCGGTCGTCACCATGTACGAGCTCGAGCCCGCGTCGGGCATCAAGGCCAGCCGGGTCATCCAGCTCGCCGACGACATCGCACGCAACATGAGCGCGCTGTCGGCCCGCGTCGCGACCATCCCGGGCCGCAGCGTCATCGGCATCGAACTGCCCAATCCCAAGCGCGAAAGCGTCGCACTGCGCGAACTGATCGGTAGCCAGGCCTTTGCCGATCAGGCGATGAGCCTGCCACTCGTGCTGGGCAAGAACATCGCCGGTGATCCGGTCATCGCCGACCTCGCGCCCATGCCGCACCTGCTGGTCGCCGGCACCACCGGTTCGGGCAAGTCGGTCGGTTTGAACTGCATGATCCTGTCGCTGCTGTACCGGATGGGGCCGGACCAGTGCCGGATGATCATGATCGATCCCAAGATGCTCGAACTCAGCATCTACGACGGCATTCCGCATCTGCTCGCGCCGGTGGTGACCGAACCGCCCAAGGCGATCCGTGCCTTGAAATGGGCGGTCGAGCAGATGGAAGAGCGCTATCGCATGATGGCGAGCCTCGGCGTTCGGGCGCTGAGGAGCTTCAACGACAAGGTGCTGGAAGCCAAGGGCCGCGGCACCAAGCTCGGGCGCAAGGTCCAAACCGGGTACGACGCCGACAGCGGGCAGCCGGTCTACGAAACGGAGGAGCTCGATTACGAAGTCCTGCCGCAGATCGTGGTAGTGGTCGACGAGCTCGCCGACCTGATGATGACCGCGGGCAAGGAAGTCGAATTCCTGATCCAGCGGCTGGCGCAAAAGGCGCGTGCGGCCGGTATCCACCTGATCATGGCGACCCAGCGGCCGAGCGTTGACGTCATCACTGGCGTCATCAAGGCCAATTTGCCGACGCGGATCAGCTTCCAGGTCACCAGCAAGATCGACAGCCGCACCATCCTTGGCGAGCAGGGGGCCGAGCAGCTGCTGGGCAAGGGAGACATGCTCTACATGCCGGGCGGCAAGCAGATCGTCCGCGTTCACGGCCCCTTCGTCAGCGACGACGAGGTGCGCCTGATCGCCGACCATTGGCGCAAGCAGGGCACCCCCGATTACATCAGCGCGGTGACCGAGGAGCCGGAGGACGGCGGCTTCGCGCTCGACGGCGCGCCCGAGGGCGACGACGATCCCGAAAGCCAGCTGTATCGCAAGGCGATCCAAGTGGTGGCCGAAAGCCAGAAGGCCTCGACCTCCTATCTCCAGCGCCAGCTCCGCGTCGGCTACAACAGCGCGGCGCGGCTGATCGAGCGGATGGAAAAGGACGGCAAGGTCGGCCAGCCCGACCACGTCGGTCGACGCGAAGTGCTGATGGACACCGACGGCCACCCGATCTGA
- a CDS encoding heme-binding protein, producing MNWKAAGAVAAATLVGLGVAYVLQEKATPGPDYRTLVSDGDLQIRSYPAIRVAETVVSGPRKEALSKGFQILADYIFAKSRPGEKLPMTVPVMQDAGNPMASDPPRFDDEVEGGWRVRFVMPEGHDVPEPPEGVTIIDVPARRVGAATFHGTAHDDRLQAAEDRLRGWLKRHGEDAIKCEPEYAFYNSPMIPPPLRRNEVLLALS from the coding sequence GTGAACTGGAAAGCCGCCGGCGCGGTCGCGGCGGCTACCCTCGTCGGGCTCGGCGTCGCCTACGTCCTTCAGGAAAAGGCGACACCGGGGCCCGATTACCGGACCTTGGTCAGCGACGGCGACCTCCAGATCCGCAGTTACCCCGCGATCAGGGTCGCCGAGACGGTGGTTTCGGGTCCGCGCAAGGAAGCGCTGAGCAAGGGCTTCCAGATCCTTGCTGACTATATCTTCGCCAAGTCGCGGCCGGGCGAGAAATTGCCGATGACCGTGCCGGTGATGCAGGATGCGGGCAATCCGATGGCGAGCGATCCGCCGCGCTTCGACGACGAGGTCGAAGGCGGCTGGCGCGTGCGGTTCGTGATGCCCGAAGGCCATGACGTGCCCGAGCCGCCGGAAGGTGTGACGATCATCGACGTGCCCGCTCGGCGCGTGGGCGCGGCGACCTTCCACGGCACCGCGCATGACGATCGGCTGCAGGCTGCGGAGGACCGGCTGCGCGGCTGGCTCAAGCGGCATGGCGAGGACGCGATCAAGTGCGAGCCGGAATATGCATTCTACAATTCGCCGATGATCCCGCCGCCGCTGCGCCGCAACGAGGTGCTGTTGGCGCTGAGCTGA
- a CDS encoding alkene reductase gives MPDLFDPVAFGDIHLANRIVMAPLTRGRSGLTGVPTELGVEYYRQRAGAGLIISEGTGISREGLGWPNAPGLWTEEQVEGWKPVTEAVHQAGGKIVAQLWHMGRLVHSSVTGTQPVSASATTAPNKAHTYDGKKPYEAARAITHDDIQRILGDYATATRNALRAGFDGVQLHGANGYLIDQFLRDGTNLRDDDYGGSIDNRIRLLREATEALISEAGAGRTLVRLSPLGLVQGCDDSDPHGLFIAAGKALGELGIAALELREPGPQSTFAPSDIAPVSPHIRPHFSGGIILNSDYDGTSAQARLAEGVADAIAFGRPFIANPDLPERLRRELPLNEPDPSTFYTAGAEGYIDYPFAEEQEAA, from the coding sequence ATGCCCGATCTGTTCGACCCGGTCGCTTTTGGCGACATCCATCTCGCCAATCGCATCGTCATGGCTCCGCTCACCCGGGGCCGCTCCGGCCTGACCGGGGTGCCGACCGAGCTGGGGGTCGAATATTATCGCCAGCGCGCAGGCGCCGGGCTGATCATTTCCGAAGGCACCGGCATCAGCCGCGAGGGCCTTGGCTGGCCCAATGCGCCGGGCCTGTGGACCGAGGAGCAGGTCGAAGGCTGGAAGCCGGTAACCGAGGCGGTGCACCAAGCCGGCGGCAAAATCGTCGCGCAGCTGTGGCACATGGGCCGGCTGGTCCATTCCAGCGTGACGGGCACGCAGCCGGTCTCGGCCAGCGCCACCACCGCGCCGAACAAGGCGCATACCTACGACGGCAAGAAGCCGTACGAGGCAGCGCGGGCGATCACCCATGACGACATCCAGCGCATCCTCGGCGATTATGCGACCGCCACTCGCAACGCGCTGCGGGCCGGGTTCGACGGGGTGCAGCTCCACGGCGCCAACGGCTATCTGATCGACCAATTCCTGCGCGACGGCACCAATTTGCGCGACGACGACTATGGCGGGTCGATCGACAACCGCATCCGCCTGCTGCGCGAAGCGACCGAGGCGCTGATTTCCGAAGCCGGTGCCGGCCGCACCCTGGTCCGGCTGAGCCCACTCGGCCTCGTCCAGGGCTGCGACGACAGCGATCCGCACGGCCTGTTCATCGCCGCCGGCAAGGCGCTGGGAGAGCTCGGCATCGCTGCGCTCGAGCTGCGCGAGCCGGGGCCGCAATCGACCTTCGCGCCCAGCGATATCGCGCCGGTCAGCCCGCACATCCGCCCGCATTTCAGCGGCGGGATCATCCTCAACAGCGATTACGATGGAACCTCGGCGCAGGCGCGGCTGGCGGAAGGCGTGGCCGATGCGATTGCCTTCGGACGGCCGTTCATCGCCAATCCCGACCTGCCGGAGCGCCTGCGCCGCGAGCTTCCGCTCAACGAGCCGGACCCCAGCACCTTCTACACCGCGGGGGCCGAGGGCTACATCGATTATCCGTTTGCCGAGGAACAGGAAGCCGCCTGA
- a CDS encoding DMT family transporter encodes MTQRVSPRAFAVLMLGNLALAFGPWMVRLSDVGPSAAGFWRLALALPFLAVLAKAMGQPAHWPGRASALIIAVAAFFFAADLAAWHAGIHLTKLGNATLFGNVASFAFAAWGLWLARRWPTWLQAAALGLALAGAALLMAGSAELSARYLHGDLLTLLAGLLYAGYLIAVERVRGSMQPLPVLILSSAFGAAMLLPFAAAMGETIWPTDWTPLLLLAIGSQVVGQGCLVYALGQVPPLVVGLALLTQPAVSAIIGWLFYNEVMTSLDFLGAFAIGAALVLVRLQGDGSGPKSDPA; translated from the coding sequence GTGACCCAGCGCGTTTCTCCCCGGGCCTTTGCCGTCCTGATGCTCGGCAATCTTGCGCTGGCGTTCGGGCCGTGGATGGTGCGGCTGAGCGATGTCGGTCCGAGCGCCGCAGGATTCTGGCGGCTGGCGCTGGCGCTGCCGTTCTTGGCTGTCCTGGCCAAAGCGATGGGCCAGCCCGCGCATTGGCCGGGCCGCGCGTCGGCACTGATCATCGCCGTCGCCGCCTTTTTTTTCGCCGCCGACCTCGCTGCCTGGCACGCGGGCATACACCTCACCAAGCTCGGCAATGCGACGCTGTTCGGCAATGTCGCCAGCTTCGCCTTTGCCGCGTGGGGCCTGTGGCTGGCGCGGCGCTGGCCGACCTGGCTGCAGGCGGCGGCGCTGGGCCTCGCGCTCGCGGGGGCGGCGCTGCTGATGGCGGGCAGCGCCGAGCTCAGTGCGCGCTATCTGCATGGCGATCTCCTGACCCTGCTCGCCGGACTGCTCTACGCCGGCTACCTGATCGCGGTGGAGCGGGTGCGCGGCTCGATGCAGCCCTTGCCCGTGCTGATCCTCTCCAGTGCGTTCGGCGCCGCCATGCTGCTGCCCTTCGCCGCCGCGATGGGCGAGACGATCTGGCCGACCGACTGGACCCCTCTCCTGCTGCTTGCGATCGGCAGCCAGGTCGTCGGGCAAGGCTGCCTCGTCTATGCGCTGGGCCAGGTCCCGCCGCTGGTGGTCGGCCTCGCGCTGCTGACCCAACCGGCCGTATCGGCAATCATCGGGTGGCTGTTCTATAACGAGGTCATGACGTCACTCGACTTCCTCGGCGCCTTCGCGATCGGCGCGGCCTTGGTGCTGGTCCGCTTGCAAGGTGACGGTTCCGGCCCCAAGTCGGACCCGGCATGA